One Pirellulales bacterium DNA segment encodes these proteins:
- a CDS encoding UDP-glucuronic acid decarboxylase family protein — MPSLHRILVTGGAGFLGSHLCERLVAEGHDVICLDNFFTSQKTNVSHLLEQPNFELVRHDVVHPIWLEVDQIYNLACPAAPGHYQFNPIKTLKTSVVGAINVLGMAKRCRAKVLQASTSEVYGDPEVHPQPESYRGAVNPIGPRACYDEGKRAAETLFMDYHRMNRVNIRVARIFNTYGPRMHPFDGRVVSNFILQALEGRPLTIFGDGLQTRSFCYRDDLIEGLIRLMNAPDDVFSPVNLGNPDEFTILELSELVLELTGSKAPLERRPLPADDPTKRRPDIARARATLGWQPTVPLREGLVKTIEWFRKIDVNQYRAPTPNY; from the coding sequence GTGCCTTCTCTCCACCGCATTCTCGTCACCGGCGGCGCCGGGTTTCTCGGCTCCCACCTCTGCGAACGCTTGGTCGCCGAGGGGCACGATGTGATTTGTCTCGACAACTTCTTCACCAGCCAAAAAACCAACGTCAGCCATTTGCTCGAACAGCCGAACTTCGAGCTGGTCCGTCACGACGTGGTTCATCCGATCTGGCTCGAAGTCGATCAGATCTATAATCTGGCCTGTCCCGCAGCCCCCGGCCATTATCAGTTCAACCCAATCAAGACCTTGAAGACGTCGGTCGTCGGGGCGATTAATGTGCTAGGGATGGCCAAACGCTGCCGCGCGAAAGTCTTGCAGGCCTCCACCAGCGAAGTCTACGGCGATCCCGAAGTCCATCCGCAGCCCGAGTCCTATCGCGGGGCGGTGAATCCGATTGGTCCGCGGGCCTGTTATGACGAAGGCAAGCGCGCCGCCGAGACGCTATTCATGGACTACCATCGAATGAACCGGGTCAACATCCGCGTGGCCCGCATCTTCAACACCTATGGCCCGCGAATGCATCCATTCGACGGGCGAGTTGTGTCGAACTTCATTCTGCAAGCGCTCGAAGGACGGCCGCTCACGATCTTCGGCGATGGTTTGCAAACGCGCTCGTTCTGCTACCGCGACGATCTGATCGAGGGATTGATTCGCTTGATGAACGCGCCCGATGATGTTTTTAGCCCGGTGAACCTTGGGAATCCCGACGAGTTCACGATCCTCGAGCTGTCCGAGTTGGTATTGGAACTGACGGGGTCGAAGGCGCCGCTGGAGCGCCGTCCGCTGCCGGCCGACGACCCGACGAAGCGCCGCCCCGACATCGCCCGCGCCCGCGCGACGCTCGGCTGGCAGCCGACCGTTCCGCTACGCGAAGGCCTCGTGAAGACGATCGAGTGGTTCCGAAAGATCGATGTGAACCAATATCGTGCGCCGACACCAAATTACTAG